AACAACGATGACTTCTTCTCCCTCCAGCGTTTCCGGGATTATTTCAATATTAATGTTGGTAGTTAGGTCGACATTAACAAAAACATCAGTTATACTGGTTTTTTGATAGCCGATATATGAGCATACCAGGGTATAGGTGCCTGGACGAACACCAATAATAAAATAGTCACCTTTAAGGTCGGTCATTGATCCCTGACCGATATCAGGGAGGTAAACATCTGCTCCGATTATCGCTTCACCGGTTTCCTGATCCGTAATTCGCCCCATGATTTTTCCGGTCGTCCCTGCAATAGCAAAAGCACTTAGGGTTATCAGAAGGAAAATGTGGTAAAATATCAGTTTGCTACGCATAGCTATTCCTTGTTTAAAAGCAGTTTAATTTGAAGTATCTAAACTAAGCTTTATATATATTTTTGCATTCAGAAAGTTGCAACATTTAGCCTGATCGCCGATACTAACTGAGCACTGTTCCCTATGTGTCAAGTGAAAAAATAAGCTGTTATGCATAATTATTCATAAATATTGATTCAGCTGTTATGTTGCACATTATAACCTCAAAAGTCAATAGCTATTATTGATCCCACATTAGCCAACAGTCACTTGCTTATTGAAGTGTTTCAATATTATTCTTCGTTTTAGAAAATTTAAAATAATTCTAACATTTAACACAAATTGCTGGATATTTATTCACGTATAGTGCATTTTGTAGTGCTCTACTGGCAGCATAGCTATCGGTGGGCGGTAACCAATCAGGAGGTCTATACAAATGGCAAACAAGCAACCCACAAAAGAAGAATTACTCATCCTGGTAGCCTCTCTTTATTACGTAGAAAATCTTGGACAAGCAAAGGTAGCCCAGTTGGCTGGCATTTCTCAGGCCAATGTCTCACGCCTGCTTAGTGAAGCGCGCAAACGAAATATTGTTCAGATCAGCGTAAAACCATTTTCACCCAGAGATCATGATCTCGAGAAACAATTGAAGAAGTCATTTAACCTGAATCATGTCATTGTGATCAATTCCAGTGCGCGTCGGAACCTTGTGCAACAGCGACAGGCCATCGGATATTTTTCCGCGCCTGATATAAGCAGCCTGATCAAATCCAGACATACTGTCTGTGTTGCCGCAGGTCGCCATATCCAAAGCTTGGTTGAAAATATGCAGCCAGGAGCCCCAGCCACCAATGTGATATTCGTCCAGGCAATGGGCCACATCAGTAATAATGTTCAGGGTGATGATGCCTTCGAGATTACACGTAAATTAGCAAAAAAATGGAATGGAACTTCCTGCAGCATCCAGGCACCTGCCATCACAGCAGACATTGCAACCTTCAATGCTTTCACATCCCATAATCAGATTAGATCTGTACTAAACTATATGGACAAGGTAGATCTCGCCATTGTCGGGGTGGGAATTAGCTCTGACTCCGTATTTTTAGATCGGGCGTTTATTGCTCCCTCTGACATGAAAGCTTTAACTGCAAAAGGGGTTGTTGGTGAGATTTGT
The Candidatus Neomarinimicrobiota bacterium genome window above contains:
- a CDS encoding sugar-binding domain-containing protein, which produces MANKQPTKEELLILVASLYYVENLGQAKVAQLAGISQANVSRLLSEARKRNIVQISVKPFSPRDHDLEKQLKKSFNLNHVIVINSSARRNLVQQRQAIGYFSAPDISSLIKSRHTVCVAAGRHIQSLVENMQPGAPATNVIFVQAMGHISNNVQGDDAFEITRKLAKKWNGTSCSIQAPAITADIATFNAFTSHNQIRSVLNYMDKVDLAIVGVGISSDSVFLDRAFIAPSDMKALTAKGVVGEICGHFYDNQGTEVNTSYKDLVIGISLQQLRDTSDVLAVVSNANRAPAVQA